The genomic stretch AGGCGAGGGCCGGCAGGCCGTCGATGCTCGTCTCGTTCTTGTCGGCCCGGTACGCGTCGAGCGCCCCGGAGCCGCCGCTGCGCAGCTTCTTGTCGGTCCACGCCGCCATGTGGTCGCGCTCGCCCTCGTGGCGCATGAGCGGGACCGTGTAGCCGCACGACCGGGCGATGCGCTGCACGTCGACACGGACGATCGCGCGGACCGCCGCCTCGGGGAGCTCCGTCGTGAAGCGCGCCCGCAGCTCCTCGAAGCGCTCGTCGGACGGCAGGATCGCCTCGCCGCGGCCGTGCAGGCGGACCACCTGCGGCGGCCCGTCGAACGCGCACAGCATCACGACGATCCGGCCGTTCTCGCGTAGGTGCGCGATCGTCTCCGCCCCGCTGCCGGTGACGTCGAGGTAGGCGACCGCCCGCGGGCCGAGGATCTCGAAGGTCGAGATCGGGCCCTTCGGCGACACGTTGACGTGGCCGGTGTCCGCACGCGGGGCCGTGGCCACGAAGAACATCGGCTGACGCCCGATCCAGGCCGTCAGGGGTGCGTCGATCTCGTCGAACGTCCGGGCCATGGGCGGCAGGCTACCGCGGGTGCAGCCGGTGCACCTGGACCCGCGGGCCGGCGGGGTCCGGCGTCGAGCGGACGTCGAACCGCTCGGCCGCGCGCTCGAGGAAGTCCGCCGCCGAGGCGCGGCCCGGATCGGCGATCCAGACCGCTCCCCGTTCACCCACCAGGCGCGGCAGCAGGTCGAGCAGGAGCGGGACGTTGCGCCGCTCGTACAGCAGATCCGAGCCGAGCACGAGATCCCACGGCGCCTGCGCGAGCAGCGGGTCCGCCTCCGCCCATGAGACCACGGCGGTCCGCACGGCCGCGCCGTTGCGGGCCGCGTTGCGCGCCGTGAACGCGATCGCGTCGGCCGACCAGTCCGTGGCGGTCACGCGCCCGCCCGCCAGCGCGGCGGCGATCGCCGGCAGGCCGAGGCCGCAGCCGAGCTCGAGCACCCGCGCGCGGTGCAGCGCCCGTCCGCCGACGGCCCGCGCGAGCGCCAGCGCGCTCGGCCACAGCTCCGCCCAGTACGGCAGGAGCTCCTCCTGCTCGAAGGCCTCCTCGTCGAGCAGCGCCTCGCTGTCGCGCGGGCGGACGATGAGCAGCTCACGCCCGTCGAGTCCGACGACCTCCTCGACCTCGTCGGGGCCGGGATCGGCGCCGCTCACGCCGCGCGGCGCCGGCGCGTGACGTGGCCGACGATCTCGGCGGCGGTGGCCGGGGCCAGCTCGGCGAACGAGGTCCGCCGCCCGTGGTGGTCGCGCACGCGCAGGGTGGCCGTGCGCCGCCGCGGCCAGGACAGCCGGTGGTCGGCCTCGGAGATCGCGTCGAAGCGCAGCGAGCGCACCCGGTCGGAGATCGCATCCTCGCGCAGCCACAGAAGCCGGCGGTCGGTGACGGCCAGGCGCGCCTGCGGGCTGGCCCACGTGGACGCCGGCGCGACGAGGAGGACCTGCTCGCCCTCGTGCAGCGCGCGGCCGAGCTCGGCGCCCAGCGCGCGGCGCAGCCGCGGCTCGACCCACGCCGCGACGGGCGGACGGCCGGCGCGGGGGCGCTCGGCGGCGAGGGGCCGCTTCGCCGCCTGCTCGCCGATGGCCGCGCGCGCCGCGTCGTAGGCGGCGTTGATCTGCGCCATGCGCCACGTCGCCTCGGCCGTCATCTGGCGGTCCGGGTGCCACTCCTTCGCCAGCCGCCGGTACGCGGCGCTCAGCTCGTCCGGGGTGGCGTCCGGGGAGACGCCGAGGAGGGCGAACGGGTCCACGCCCCCATTGTGGCGCGCTCGGCTCAGCCGGTCGGCGCGGGGGCGGCGATCCCGTCGACGAACGTGCTGACCACGAGGCGGCAGGCGTCGCGCTCGCGGACCTCGCCGTCGATGAGGGCCACGGTCACGGCCTGGATGAGCGCGCCGAGCGCGGACGCGCACCAGCGCGGCTGCAGATCCGAGCGGAAGTCGCCGGAGCGCTGCCCGCGCCCGACGATCGCGGTGAGCGGTGCGCCGACCTCCTCGGCGCGCTGGCGCAGCTCGACGTCGTCGCGCGGGATCTGGCGGACCAGCCGGTAGCGGTCGGCGACCTTGAGGATCGCCTGCACCGCCCGCTTGAGCGCTTCGACGGGCGTGCCGTCGTCCGGCCGGCTGCCGATCACCGCGTCGCGCGCGTCCTGCAGGGCCTGGTCGAGGATGGCCCGGACGAGGTGCTCCCGGCTCGCGAAGTGCCGGTAGACGGTCGCGCGGCCGACGCCGGCGGCGGTCGCCACACGCTCCATGCTCGCCTCCGGCTCGGCGGCCAGGAGCACGATGGCCGCGTCGATGATCGCGCGCATGTTGCGCTCGGCGTCCGCCCGGAGGTGACCCGTGGGCGACATCGTGTGCCGACCATACCCGCAGCAGCGGCACCGAGGGAACAATTCGGTTCAGCAGACGAGCCGGGTGGGCGAACGTCCTACCCTCCGCCGACGCCGATGCCCCTACGCACAGATCTCAGAAACGTCGCCATCGTCGCCCACGTCGACCATGGCAAGACCACGCTCGTCGACGCCATGCTCTGGCAGTCGGGCGCCTTCCGTGCCGGCCAGGACGTCGACGAGCGCGTCATGGACTCGATGGACCTCGAGCGCGAGAAGGGCATCACGATCCTCGCGAAGAACACCGCGGTCCACCACGGCGACGTCAAGCTCAACATCGTCGACACGCCCGGCCACGCCGACTTCGGCGGCGAGGTCGAGCGCGGCCTGTTCATGGTCGACGGCGTGCTGCTCCTCGTCGACGCCAGCGAGGGACCGCTGCCGCAGACGCGCTTCGTGCTGCGCAAGGCGCTCGAGGCGCGGCTGCCGGTCGTGCTCGTCGTCAACAAGATCGACCGGCCCGACGCGCGCATCGCCGAGGTCGTCCACGAGGTCGAGGAGCTGTTCCTCGACCTCGACGCCGACGAGCACCAGATCGACTTCCCGGTCGTCTACTGCAACGCCAAGGCCGGCCAGGCCTCGCTGGACCCC from Capillimicrobium parvum encodes the following:
- a CDS encoding TetR/AcrR family transcriptional regulator, translating into MSPTGHLRADAERNMRAIIDAAIVLLAAEPEASMERVATAAGVGRATVYRHFASREHLVRAILDQALQDARDAVIGSRPDDGTPVEALKRAVQAILKVADRYRLVRQIPRDDVELRQRAEEVGAPLTAIVGRGQRSGDFRSDLQPRWCASALGALIQAVTVALIDGEVRERDACRLVVSTFVDGIAAPAPTG
- a CDS encoding J domain-containing protein; its protein translation is MDPFALLGVSPDATPDELSAAYRRLAKEWHPDRQMTAEATWRMAQINAAYDAARAAIGEQAAKRPLAAERPRAGRPPVAAWVEPRLRRALGAELGRALHEGEQVLLVAPASTWASPQARLAVTDRRLLWLREDAISDRVRSLRFDAISEADHRLSWPRRRTATLRVRDHHGRRTSFAELAPATAAEIVGHVTRRRRAA
- a CDS encoding class I SAM-dependent methyltransferase; amino-acid sequence: MSGADPGPDEVEEVVGLDGRELLIVRPRDSEALLDEEAFEQEELLPYWAELWPSALALARAVGGRALHRARVLELGCGLGLPAIAAALAGGRVTATDWSADAIAFTARNAARNGAAVRTAVVSWAEADPLLAQAPWDLVLGSDLLYERRNVPLLLDLLPRLVGERGAVWIADPGRASAADFLERAAERFDVRSTPDPAGPRVQVHRLHPR
- a CDS encoding pyridoxamine 5'-phosphate oxidase family protein, translated to MARTFDEIDAPLTAWIGRQPMFFVATAPRADTGHVNVSPKGPISTFEILGPRAVAYLDVTGSGAETIAHLRENGRIVVMLCAFDGPPQVVRLHGRGEAILPSDERFEELRARFTTELPEAAVRAIVRVDVQRIARSCGYTVPLMRHEGERDHMAAWTDKKLRSGGSGALDAYRADKNETSIDGLPALA